atatatatatatatatatatatatatatatatatatatatacatacatacatataaggcaatatataattatatatacacataatacacccttatatatacatattatacatactatatatactatatatatttatatagctatatataagcaatttatacgagtatatacatatatagtttacaagaaagtgccttagataaaaaaaaataaaaaaaatagcccggaacgaaaaaggcccgttaggcccgtttaggcccgcGGGCCCAGCCCATTTAgcccaggaccatgtgggcttaggaccaccgtgggccggttccacacattgggaccgtttggcccgggaccgcCTCAGCCCGGCCCGCCTAAAGCCCAGACCCGTTTGGCCCAGCCTGTTTAGGCCCGTTtggcccggaccacaatacagccttaggaaggaatttcaaagtctTCTTAggaatttcatgtgttttggtgctAAATctgtagttctagatgttattttggcgatttgatcgcactagcaagttcgtatgatatttaagacttgtgtgcatgtttggtttggagcctcgagtgCTCGGGTGAATTTCGAATAGGTTACGGAGTGATTTGAACTTACAAATTTTGCTTGTATGCTTGCAGACTTGTTTTTGCATTTTGTACGCGCAATTTTTTTTATTCTCTTGTAAAATTTCATCCGAGTCCATTACATAAGATTTTTTCATGTTTAATTTCATTTTGTGTTTGCCTATTTCACTTCAACTTATATTACTTAATTTACTCTCGTATGAATATACaataaatttcaaaaccaaacaCATAAAACCCTAGATATTaactcatcaaaagaatcccaCCGGTGGTTGTGAGAATGCCCAATCAAAAATGGTGCACTTGTAGATCAACTAGTACTTTTGTTGTTTTTAAAACTTTTGGTCAAAGTGTTGACATAGAACTGGGTCAAACTgtgatcatcatcatcatccttaATTACACGATTAAACACTAATATTccttaaacaaaacaaaaccaTATCCTACATATATTGACTTGGTCTGCTTCTGTGTCTGCTATTCTAAGAAGGTCCAGGACCTTAAGAACCTCAAACAGGTAAATTCTGTCTTCTTAGTAAGTAAAAATCTTGGATTTTTATGCTTGGCCCACAAACTTCCATGTAATTTTTTGCAATTATAGTGTTTGGAATCTCCTTTAATTAATGAGATATGAGGGACTTCATTCTtgattttgagaacttagcagaGGGCATGTTTTGGTATTTCTTTGATGTGTTCGATTTCCTTGCTGATGAATTTCTGGTTTTTGCCTTTTTGGTTGAAGACTTTCTTGCCCACTTTATCTGCCAAATCTGGATTGCTTAGATTCTGCTCTCCATAATTTGAGCTTTTTACTAGTCCACTGTTTATTTTGGAAGATATTTTAGCTGAGTCAAAATTATTAGATTTTGTCTGTTGTCTAGATGGATCAAATCCAAAAGGCAGTATACTATTGCTCAGTATCAAAAGGGGGTCGAATTCTGTATTCTTATATTGGTGGAGGAGATGATGAGATTGAGAACTTGGCTGGACTGTGCTTGGAAAAAACACCTTCTTATCATAAGTGGTATTTTCAGACCATGGCTAAAAGGACTTTTGGGTTTTTGATGGAAGAGGGGTATGTTTATTTTGCTATTGCGGATGAGGGTCTTGGTAACGGTGAAGTTCTTCGGTTTCTAGAGCAATTGAGGTACGAATTCAGAAAGGTGGCTAGAAAGGGTTCTGGCCGGAGTATGTCGAATTTGAACTCACTTTGTGTACAAGAACAACTAGTTCCTGTTATTCGACACTTGATTACTTCGTTGGAGCATGTATCTGGATGGCCAGCAGATACTCCTCCACAGCACGGTGGCAACAATGCCAATGGACAAATTGAGGGGAGTGGATCTTCGACAAGAGCCCCTTTGTTGGCCAAGCCTAGTAGACAAgacaagaagaaaatgaaggatcATGCAATTGCAATGAGAGGTATTGAGTTGGAGGAGCACCGGAAATCTACGGAACGAGCTAAGGTTGATTCAGGAGTTACTGATCCAAATAATCAAGGTGCAGGAGTTCTTCCTCCACCTATGGTACAAAAGGAGTTTGGCTTGGTGAGGACTAGATCAGGCTCTCAAAACTTCCAAAGGAGGTGGTGTCGCCAAGTACGGATTGTTCTTGCCATTGATGCTGCAGTATGTGTTGTGCTATTTGTGATTTGGTTAGTTATATGTCGAGGTACAAAGTGCCTTCGCTGAGGTCATTGTTCAAAGTTTTGAAACTACTCCAGCCACATTATTGAAGAAGATGGATAATGAATTTCACAGCTTCTATGCGTATGTCCGAGTATAAATTTCTTTGCACTTTATATAGGAACTTATTGTACAGTGATCTCTTGTTTATGGATATAGGATATAGTGCGCTACAGCATATCTGGAGGTTCTTGTTTGGCTAATATAGTCCGTGCTTGCAGCTCCAACTTTCTTGCCAGAACCGAAAGTAGTGTGCTTCCTGTGATTattttgaagcttttgttttttcaGTTAGTGTTTTTGTATATTTAGAACTCCCTGCTTTTATGTGCACAAAACATGTTTTTATCATCTCCCTTGCCTTTCTGTCATACATACTCTGAAGTAAAATACAATACAGCATTTGTCTGCTCTGCCGTGCAAGCTGCATCTACTTTTCTACAATGTCTCTTCTGGGCTTTctgaaaattttcctttcttttctattTTACTCTTGGAGGgtaaattttcctttttagtggtTGAGGGAGGCGCTTTGCCCTGCCGTGCGAAGGACTATAAGGAACTTGCCAAAATTGAGTATGCAAATAGTGCGGCAGGCCTTCCTTAATGATGGGGTTCGGAGAAAATAACCGATTCCAGTAGTAGAGTAACATCAATATATCAATGATGACCATATAGAAAGAACAAATCAAATGGAAATATTGTCGGTTTAAAGGAGAAGAAACAACATGGAGAGCATAATTACAGTACCCAATAAGTTTGACCTTTTTTTTTAGTACTTATCAAGCTGCATTTTTTGGTTGTTGTTAGATATTCAATGGAGCAAAACAAAAATGTTTCTTTCATAAAAACCTTGAATGTGTTACTGACGGCAGAGGAATAAGAAGCAAATTGCATCAGTATAATTTGCTGTAGGAAATCTATAAGCACACAGGATTCGTTTGGTTGAGCCTAGTGAAACTTTTCCTGGTAGAATGAAAGTAATTTTACCCGTTGGTATCTAGGAAAATGAAGATTGAATGTTAGTAGTTAGGCGAACAATTTTGAACTTACTTGAGCTACTCTTTTGATATCTAAAATATGAGAATCAATCTGCTGAGTTTTAGATGGGGAAGTGTGTTCGTTTTCAACATTCTGTTATTTGCTTTAGTCAGGCCAGAAACTGGAGTTTATTATGGTAGTATTTTGTAATACCTTTTAATCTGACTGCTTATATTGCATTGTACTGAGCTCACACACTCCCCTCACCCTCTCTTTCTGAACTATTGTTAAAGGTATAAGCAATAGTTTGTTTCTGAATAGACTGATCTTTATCAATAATTACCAACAGCTTGAAGCCTTGGACCTATTTTGGGTAATCTGTTGCTCCTCTATCTCCTTAACTTGTGATTCTTCATTTATATAATGCTGTCCAAGAAGGGCCTTGGTGGTTAGTCATCTTTCTAGATATCATTGTCTTTAAGTGTATTCAAGTCCAGAAccaactcccccccccccccaaatcctcGAAGCTCTATGATCTAAAGGGATAAGAACTTCTTATTTGAGTTCGTCGACATCCTATATATTTGGATACACATACAAGGGTTGGTTTGGACTAGATTCTCTCTCTCCCCGTTGAAGCTCTATTCAGGTTGTCGCCCATAGTTCTTGTAACAGAGGCATAGTTTAAAATTTCAATGCTGGATTAGTCTTCCCGTACTTTAACTGTGAATAAAACGTGAGTTGCACAGAATGTTATCTTGATTAATGGAGAAAGTTTTGGCGCCTGGTTACTGGGCTTGATATTTGATTTGTCTAGATGGCCACTGCTGTTTCTGCTGCTTCTATTATTTTGAATGATCGGCATGTACTGAGGGAATCTTCTATCGAAGAAATGTTGCATTAATCTTGAAGGAGGATGAAAATCTTAGCATTAATTCTCAGTAGAAATTAATGCCAAAATGAGCACGCGCTTCTTGTGTTGACTTGTGTGTTGCCTGGTTCTTTCTTTGAAACTGTAGGTTTTCTTCTGTAAGAAAACATCCCTAGGCTTTTCACCTTTTTTAAGATCCAAGCTTGAACTTGTTGTGCACTCACATAGTGTTAATTTTTCTCCTGTGAATAAGAGTAGTATTCATGGTTAGACTGATGTCGTTGTCCATTTGTCACTGCAATACCTCATAGGTTCACTGCAATTATTTTGGGCTAATAATACAGTGATGGGGCAGTACATGAAATCCAACACCTGTCTCTTAGAGAAAGTTGTATTTCAAAACCACTGACCATACTCTACATCCAGGACCTGCGTTGACATGATGTTATTCAAGGGTTACCAGTTGTGCTTTAAGGAAAATTTGTTACGAGATAATCCAATGAAAGCTAGAGAGTATCAATTATGTGCTTGTAATGGAAATGATTAATAGCCAGAGTATCATATCCATCTCCTTTGTTGTCCTATTAAGGGGAACTGCGACTAAGGATTAAATGTATTGTCCATTATATCTCTCTTTCAGCAACTATCAGAATGTGGTTGATTGTTCACCTTGCGATACCATTGCTTATTGTAATTCGCGATATTCTTAATATAAACTAATTAATTGCCAGAAGCTTCAAAAAAAAGTCATCCGATGATGCTAGGCAACATTGATTTGCTGTCAGGTGATGGTTTTGGCATTCGTCAATTACAGGAATTATCTCAAAGTAACCATttgcatgacaaatcaatgatcTCCAGACCTTGTCAAAATAAATAATCCTTTTTCTTTCATCTCTCTAGTTGGCGAGGGGGATACAGAGTGATATAGTACTAATGCACATTAATGTTACAGTCTTTCTCGGAAAGATTACAAACTCAAGCTACACCAGCTCTGTAAATATGAAATAAAGAATAGTTAAAACAGCTGTCCAATTCCAAGACTTAGCTTGTCCATCCTGATGCGTATTGCGAACTTGGCATAATACCCAATAAGGGGAACAGATCATCAGCAACTAGGCAAATATTTAGTTGTCAGCGTAACTTGAATTGTGAACCTGAGAGAGCAGAAAGGTAGCTTAAGTACACATAAAATAACAGCCTATGGCTTATAAAGGGTATCATGGAGACCCACAGTAAAAAGCAATCCAGAGTTCAAATACATAGATATCTGAAGTTGCTTAAAGGAGCATGCCAACCAACATATTTTCATTCCTTTTGTTCTTTTTTGGGGGCTATTTTGTGGCTAATGAAATGGGCAGCTCCCTATTTAAAGGATTACAAATTTAACACTTAAAGCTCTAGTTAATACTAACACTTTTAGTACTTATACGTCAGAAAGGAGACTGAATGTACATGTATCAAGGAGAAGTATCCAAATTAACTATTATCCGACTTAACCAAGTCTCAAAGACCTAACCTCTTCAAAAGCTGATTAGTGCTTGCTTCAACCACACCCAGCAATTTTTGCATCTACAACTTTATTCCTGAGCACCTCCTCAGGCAAAACAACCCTGAAAACAGCATAATGGTGATTCAAGCTCCTCTCCCCTTGCAATCTGTGAACACTTCCTAGTGCACCAGCATTGGAATTTGGGAAGGAAAAAAATATCCGTCTAACTCTTTGATGGACAAGAGCCATTGCGCACCTAATACAGCAAGACAACAGGATAGTGAAGTTGAGATCAGTTAAATATCTACTGTTAGAATAGTTATGTAAATAGGAGTAAATAACCTTAATCCCATATGTATCAGGAGTAGgacatgttatgtatatatatatatatagggctcattgtataGTGTTTAACATAAGAGAataatatcaataatattttctcccctgcattctcacatggtatcagagcagcaGTGAAAAAACATCCGGGAAAGAAAACCCACCCAAAACAGTCGCCGTGCATCAATTCCGGCGACCTTTTAGGGTTGTTTtcgaaaaaaaatcaatttccaTCGGTGTTGTGCAAAAATCAACACCACCACAACATCCCCCAACCCTCGACGACCAAACCCCATCAAACACCTCCGGCAGACAACCTCTCACGCGCCGCCACGCGCCGCCCGGAGGATTTTTTTTCCAACGAGATCTGCTTCATGCGCCGGCGCGTGGAGCCCTTTACGGCCATTTTTTGACGGCGGATCTTCAGAACAGTTGGGTCGGCTACTAATTCCGGCTCTACCCATCCTGTTTTCGTTTGATTCCGACCACTTTGAGTTTTTTCCGGCATCTACACTGATTTTTTCCGGCAGCTACATTAATTTCCCGGCAAAAACAGTGTTTCCTTCATCTGTTTCAGCGAGTTTTCACGATGTCTTTGGGAGTAGATGCTTTCGGGTCTAAAAACTCGGGTTCTGGCAATTCCAGTGTTATGATTACCTCAGAACCTTTAATGGGaggttcaaactacttagcttgggcttcgtctgtcgagttgtggtgtaaaggtcaaggAGTTCAAGATCATTTAACAAAAAAGGCTAGCGAAGGTGATGAAAAGGCCAAAACACTATGGGAGAAGGTCGATGCTCAGTTATGTAGTATCCTGTGGCGATATATTGATTCCAAGTTGATGCCCTTGTTCCGTccattccagacatgttatttAGTTTGGGAAAAGGCTCGTAATTTATACACTAATGACATCTCGTTTCTATGATGTAATATCGCGAATGATAAGCTTGAAGAAACAGGAATTGgatatgtctacttacttgggACAAGTACAGGCAGTCATGGAAGAATTTGAGACATTGATGCCAGTTTCTGCTAGTATTGAAAAGCAACAAGAGCAACGACAGAAgatgtttctagttcttacactcGCTGGACTCCCTAATGACCTTGATTCAGTACGTGACCAGATTTTGGCTAGTCCGACTGTCCCCacagttgatgaattattctctcgatTACTTCGCCTTGCTGCAGCACCAAGTCCCCCAGTGAGCTCATCACAGACACTTGACTCATCTGTCCTCGTATCCCAGTCAGTGGACAATCGGACATCTCATACTATGGAGAATAGACGAGGAGGAGATCGTTTTGGAATATCTAGACCCAAGTGCTCTTATTGTCATAAACTTGGACACACTCGTGACGTGTGCTATTCTTTACATGGTTGCCCACCCAAAAATGCTTATGTTGCTCCGACTGAGACTACAGGTAACCAGGGTTTTTCTTATCTGAAGGGGAGTATAATGAGTTCCTTCAGTATCGAGCAAGTAAGCAGACATCTCCACAAATAGCCTATGTTGCTCAGACTGATACTTCTGttgctggtaattcttttgcttgtgtttcccagtctagtactcttggacAATGGGTTGTGGACTTAGCCGCTTCTGATCATATCTCTggtaataaatcacttttgtcaaatattgcgtattcacagtctcttcccactgttactttagccaatggGTCTCAAACCAAAGCAAAAGGAGTTGGGCAAGCGAATCTCCTACCCTCTGTCACTCTAGATTTCGTT
This sequence is a window from Nicotiana sylvestris chromosome 3, ASM39365v2, whole genome shotgun sequence. Protein-coding genes within it:
- the LOC104243951 gene encoding phytolongin Phyl1.1-like translates to MDQIQKAVYYCSVSKGGRILYSYIGGGDDEIENLAGLCLEKTPSYHKWYFQTMAKRTFGFLMEEGYVYFAIADEGLGNGEVLRFLEQLRYEFRKVARKGSGRSMSNLNSLCVQEQLVPVIRHLITSLEHVSGWPADTPPQHGGNNANGQIEGSGSSTRAPLLAKPSRQDKKKMKDHAIAMRGIELEEHRKSTERAKVDSGVTDPNNQGAGVLPPPMVQKEFGLVRTRSGSQNFQRRWCRQVRIVLAIDAAVCVVLFVIWLVICRGTKCLR